Genomic window (Phalacrocorax carbo chromosome 11, bPhaCar2.1, whole genome shotgun sequence):
TAATCTCAGAGATTTGATTGAGGAGAAGCTCTTAATGCACCAAAGTCTTAGttaaacaaagccaaaaaggtTGCTCATGAGGTTCCTTGCCATGGTTTGTCTATTAGCAGCTTGCATTGCCATTAACCAAAGAAGGGACAAGGAGAACCAGCTTTGAAGAGGGAGGTGTTTATCTGGTTCTTGGCCTAAAAGGGATAAAGGGAGAGGCTCTGTGGTTGAAAACCATTGGCCTGTGAGTCAGGTTGTCTGTCAAAGGACACTCAGGAAAATGATCATAGCTTAAGCGAAGTTTGGATGGGAAAGTGTGTTGGAGTATATCAGTTCCTGTGTAGACACCCTTATTCAGAATTAAAGCACCTAATTCCACTTGGCTTGCTtcattctgaaagcaaaatataataaattgaattatttacttaaaatccaaattttatttaattttcctgtggTCTACAATGCAGACAAGCATGAGTTGGTTTGGTAGCAGAAAGAACAAGCTCATAGCCTGAGCTGCTTTTGTTCCCTCATGCTTTGGAAATGGTAAAGTAAATTATTGTCCAATTAATGAGAACATGAAAGTACATGAATGGCAAAAAACCCTTTTTATTTACCCAATTCTATGGAGACACATTTAATCAGAACTGCCTTTATGTTTCCTGGCCTGAGAATGTATTTTCCAGGAAGTTTTAAGCAGCACATTAACACCATCAAATTTCATGGTGATGTCAATCAAGACAAGTAGCCCTTGTCCCTCTCTTGGCACATTCCTGCATACAATTGCCACTCAATTACCACCAGCCACTTAATCAAGGATGCATTTTCATGCAGAAAGCCTTTCTGcagagggttgtttttttctttctgttgcctTGTGACTGCACTGCCTCGAAGCCCTGCCTGTTAATGAATGGCACTTGACGACAGGAAGAACACAAGGCTCTGCACTTTGCCTTGGTGGCTGAAAGACAAGTAGAAGCCGGAAAAATGGAGGCCAAAAAGGGGTgggaggcagaaagaaaagtatAAGCGGAGGAGGGGTGGGAAGATGAATACGAAAGCAGAGGCTGAAAAGAGGAGGGaggctgaaaaaaatgtgagGGCCAAAAAGGGGTGGGAGGCCTCAAAGTGGTGTGAAGACAAAAGGGAGTGGGAGGCCGAAAGGGAAATAGAGACTAAAAAGAGGTGggaggccaaaaaaaaaagtagaggtTGAGAAAAAGTTAGGGCTGAAAAGGGGTGGGAGGACAAAAAGGAGTCAGCAGCTCTTGGTACTGGGTCTATGAGCACATGACATACACCAGCCTCACAAATGTCTTGATGAGGCTGCTTAGCACCTGGAAGCTGCTCGTGATGGCAGAAAGCATGTGGGTAGGACTCTTGTCGACGGCTGCCATGCGGTGGCAGGACGCCCGAAACTCCTTGAACTTGAGGGTGAGCTCTTGCTTGTAATGTATGTAGAGTTTGCAGTCTATACATATTGCTATAGATGTAGAGTTTGCAGTCCCGGACGTCAGGGGTCACCACACACTGCCTCAGAATAGTCAGGAGCTCATTGGTGTCCAGCTGCACTTGCAGAAACCCATTGGGAAAGCTGTAGGCATGGCCTTGAAGGGTGTTGATCTTTGCCAAGCTCCCCTCAAAACTGGAGGTCCTTAAATCTATTTCCTGGGTCTGACTGTCATTGGGACTGCTGCAGGCTGTTGTGTGAGGAGCCATAGTTCGGCCCCGCCCCTGCCTCACCACGTCTCCTGGTTGCTGAACTTCTTTGTGACCACCTTGCCCAGCTCCAGGCCGAGGAGGTCGGCGATCTTCTGCGACAGGTCCTGGTGCGAGCTCCCGCTGAAGATCTTGATGTTGGGCATGATGTCGGGCGCGGtgctctcctcctccaccaTGCGAACctgacaaaacagaatttggcagccagagaagggagctgagagatagggaaACATTTGTTTAAcaactatatccttgaggagaactgagagactgataaaagggaacatcctgCCTCACTGAAagctgggtgataaagtgtatagtcaaggaggACAGttaattgggatgttgataagaactaaaactaagtgtcctttaggtgaacCGTCCTCATTAGAATACCTCAAATCAAGTCCATAGGCCAGAAAACCCCCTACTCAGATAAGCCCCTTGATCTCTGAGCATCCGTGGTAAATTAAaagggagctgtacctttaaggtgaagtgagaaagaaactaaccaatGATCAGCTGGGGGGCGGGagtattagctgtgactgacacagcGATCTGCAGAAAGACCTCGCAGTGTCTCGGTGCggggtgctagctttgtgggttaccacctagcacccgCCTCggtgcaaaaatgaaattaagtcGATACTTCTGCTCTGTGCGTAGTTCGGCGTTTTGCACCCTCGGCGAGAGGACCCGCCCGCCTCCCGCGCGGGGACGTGGGAAACGTGCCACGATGAGCATCAGCCACGCCGACTCGCACCTACTCCGCCATCTTACCCTTCCCGCCAGCCGCGCGGGCCCTTTATAGGCTCCTCGCCCCCCACGGACGCGCCTCGGCGCGCTTCCCATTGGCTCCGCGGCGGCCGCAGGCGGGGCCCTGCGCGCGCTCGCAATGGCGCGAAAGGGCGGTGGGCGTGGCTCACAGCCACCCTGCCACGCCGCCCGCCTCAACAACGGTCCCTGGCGGGGGAAGGTGTGTGTaggaggggtggagggatgTGCGCGCGGCTGCTCGCTAGCCCCGCCAGGGGGCGGGGCGCAGGTCAGAAGGAGGTGTGCGATTGGCCTTTGCCTGGCTGCCTGGTCTGCGATTGGTCAGAGCAGCCGCGGAGACCTGAAGAAAAGTAGAGGCCGAAAACCGGCGGGAGGCTCGGGGGGAGAGGGGCGGGTGGGCGGGTGAAGTGAGGTGTAGGAACGGTGGGAGGCCGAGAAGGGCTGCGTCTCCAGTGTTAGGATCTTGTGGATTTCACTTCCCTCCCCTGACTCTCCCTGAATACTTCAGAGACCTGAGGTTTTTCTGTGTGTGAGCAGAAAAACCAACCATCTCCTCTGGGGGCAGTTCTGCGGGCTGCTCACTTTCTGGCCGCATCTCTGCCTCTGTCATTTGTTTCACAGGGACTATTTATTGATAAatcctctctctgcttctgaaaGTCACTCAATGCAATAAGAACCATCTCGGTTTGAATTTCTACTGACTCTACAAGAGGCCGCTATTCTTTCCTTTGTAGAGAAGATCACTTTATCACTGGTATCCCACGGGGTCCGATGGGTTGTATTTAGGAATGAAGCTTGTCTGGAGCACTGTAAACACTACCAAAGTTACACAGGATGTAGCTGAGCCAGAGCACAAGCACCAAGAAAAAGCACACCATTtgtcaggaaaaggagaaaactttggaaaacaaacagcatttttaagtCTCCTCTAGAGACAATATGGACTTAGGGATGAAAAGCTCTTTAAAAGGATCCTGACCAATCCCTTTGTCTTCCTGATCTTTCTACTCAGCATTTCTACTGTGCCTAAGAAGCCCAGTTAAAAGTATGAGGATGGAGTCTTGTAGCAAGAGGTGAATATTCATTAGGAGCATTTCCAGGGTGCTTTTCAAAAATGAGATTTAGTGGAGCATCATAAAATGTCCTGGACCATGTGGGTATAGCCAGTGCATGTCCCCAGCCCTTTCATCTCTGTTCCCAGCCCTTGGCATGTGCAACAAATCTCAGAGAGGCAGCACTGGGATTTCTGCCGCTTTGAACACAGTGTGCTTGCTTTTTAATGACTTTATAGtccagctgcagaaaacagccTCCATGTTCACTCTGTATCTGGGGGAGAAGGTGACAGCAAGGGACACCATCTCGGCTGGGCTGGAAGGTTGTACGGTGGCTACAGTGGGATGAGCCTTGGGCAGGTCCCTTGTCTGCTCACTCCCTGACGTGGAATTACATAGCCTGACATAAAAAACTTTGGAAAAGTTTCCTATCATATATATGGACTGTTTTCATATATACTAAATAAGGTTGGGCAATGTAAATAAGCTGAGATACCCGTCTTCCCTGGCAGACTCCTCCCATGTCCAATTAAAGCCATGGGTGTCCCACCAGCTCCACCGTGTCTGCTTATGTGAGGAATTTGTTAGGATGTTTTACACAGGAATCCAGGCACTGTGCTTTAAATGAGGATAAAATTTAGACATTGCTCATTTCTATTTGACTGTCAGCTCCCTTGGCCATGATGAAAGCAGCAGTGGGTCCCAGCTATTCATCTTGCCCTGCTGTTGTATCTGGGGCTGTTATGATACCTGTGTAGTGTTGCCAGGACCTTGGAGAGGATGGAAATCCCAACAGGAGAATGTGGCCAGTACATGGTGGGGATTAGAGTTCAAAGTGCTTTAAACCATGGTGCCCAGTTGTTGTCTCCAGCTGACAATGATCAGCAAAGTCCACAGAGACACAAAAAATTTTATCCAAACTTACCTTGGGACTATTTGAGGTCTGTTAATTTTCCGGCTCCTGCTTTTGAGACTTTAACCCCTGAAAGccaggttttctgtttttctcgTGTATTAGAGGGACCAGTGATGGACcgatttttgttccttttctatCCGTTGTCAGTGATAAAGCCCTGGTAAGGCCTCCTTGGGAGTGGACATAATTTAGAGAAGATTAAGGTGGGGAGCAGACTATGGGAGTGCAACGACATCAGATGGTCACGAACGCATGTTGTGGCTGATCAATGCTCGTGGGAGCCGTGAAGGCCCTGGAGGAACCCAGTGCCAGCTGTAATGCTACAGCAAGAAACCCAGGGTGAAGGCAGTATGAGAAGCGCAGTTACCACTCGTGCTGCTCTGCGAGGGTGCTAAAGGGCAGGCAAACACAACCTGCCACTCTCAGGCAGATTGCTCTGGTGGGAGGGGATGGAGAAAAATTGATTTGTCTTTATGCACACACACCTCCAAAACAATATTGTCCTTTTCCAAGAACTGCATGCATTGCTTTAACTTGCTGGGGGACAGTGGCTTTGATCTGAAGAGATGTTGATGCTAAATGAAAAGGAGGTAGCCTGCAGTTAGATAAAGTAGATGGACAGTGAAATGGGAActagatttggaaaaaaaaattacttttaattctCTGTGCTGTGTAACTGAGATAtgcagtttttttaaaaaatctgcaatTCAAAAACATTAACTAGAACGTTTTACCTGGATCATTTCCTTTAAGAGTATTTACAAGTGCCCAACAGAGTGAGGCTGGAGAGACACCACCTAAAAGAGGAGTACAGCAATAATAAAGGCAGAGCTTCGTATCATTCTTGGGTATGTACTAGTATAGCTGCTCCCTTCACACAGGGACATTTGACTGATCCTGGAGCACCTGTTGCCACTGCTGTACAAATAATAACAGTGTGCTGTGaagaaataattcctttctGACAGGATGCTGATTGCCCACTAGGTGGTACTAAGCATTGACTCTGAAACTGCTGATTAAACTGCCTGCTGTCAATATTTTCAAGCTCTGGGGGTTGTTAGAAAACCTCTtggcttttccatttttttatcCGTACCCAGCTTTATAAATAGGTGGGTTTTGTCCCATTCAGTGTCATCGTTAGTTGGTTCAGCCTGGGTAATGGTGTGATGCAGATTAAAATAACGAGCCTGGAGGCACAGAGAACGTGTGTGAGTCTCAGCTGCTGCCGCCTTTGCTTTAGACAACACATTCAACCCCCGTACAGAGAGTGACccagttcttaatttttttttgtgtgggaTCTTTATCAGACTTGGCTTTTATAGTtcctggaggctttggggcacATAGAGGGCACACATCAATGCCTTCCTCCCTGATAAATAGAGAGCAGTTCGTTGTGCCAGGCAAAACGTGTCCCCAGAGGGAACGGGATATTGGAAACGTCATCTGTAGCTAGGAAACTGCCTTGCTCAGATTTTGCCCCGGACCTGGCATTATGCTTTTGCTGGGCTTTCCCCTGCAGACACACCCGAGCAGTCCCACGGGGCAGCAGAACCATCAGGCTACCGATGGCAGGTTGCACGCTATCACCTTTCCCCAGGCAGAAGAGCAAATGCCGAGCAGAGGCTGTGCCTTGGCTGAAAACACACACTGGAGCTGGTCAGTGGGTGCGCAGCTTGGCTCTCCGAAAGGGATCAGGCAGGAGTTTGGCAGtcaggcaggagaggagggtTAAAGCGTgtcccagcccttccctgctTCAGGGGTGGGAGGGTGTCCTGCTGACACCAGGAGGACCACAGTTTCCCCAGCACAGTCGCAGTGCCCGGTGGCAGCTGTGAAGGGGTGAGTGCTGCTGGAGGTGTTCCCCTCACAGTGGGGAATTAAGCCAAAATGCACATTAACAATACAAACTGTGCCAAGTCAAACAGTTCATTTCAAACCTGCATTTTTGCTGCTTCATGGCTTCTTTCGTAGCCTGGTACTTAACTGCTGTGGAGTCCAGCAACATTGTGGAGCACTTAAGCTGTGCTCTTCCAGTACGCAGATACGTGCATTTCTATAGCAACAAAAATAGGGGGTTTTGCTTATGAACAGTGTTCTGTACAGCTAAGAATAGATACATTTCCACaaagttcttaaaaaaagacacaaatgCTAGTTTGGATATTaagattaatatatttaatcttTCTTGTTTGTAAAACAAGACATaaatttgtgtatatatataatttatatattttttatttatatatactatatacagacaataaaaaaattttcctctgtattAGATTGAGAGACTCATGGAGGAATGATATAGGCATAACAGGGAGCTCGAAGAAACTCAGAGTTTTGTCATAGATAATTTacggggaaaagaaaaacacggCTCCCTGTTGGCCTTCAGCATTACAACAGGCTTTGTCCACCACGGACTGAAATCCGAATTGGCTCTTCCACTGTATATTTGCTACATGGTTCTTGAAAGCAGGAGGCTGTCCCCACAGCAGGATCCTCTCTGCCTTGCTGGCAGCAACGGCCAAAGTCCGGGACAGCCATGGGCTAGGGGAGGTTATTGCACTCGGTAGAGGATGCGCATGTTAAAAGCACATTGTGCATTTCCATAACTCCTATGGAAGAACGAGAGATTTCAAATGTGcgtatttataaaatataatagATATGGGAAGTGATTGATTGTATGAAGACCCCTGATCATCCCCAACCACTGGGGCAAGCTGGCTGGGTTTGGTAACCGGTCTCACTTCTGTGAGGCTGATGCCACGATCTCCCTTTCCAGCTGGAGGTGGGTGTGATGGGCAGAGGCGCAGGGACCCCAGCAGGGCCTGCTCTCCCCATGCACATTTGAAGTGCAGTGAGTGGCAGGGTAAGGGTAATGCAATGTGTAAccttgcatttttctccttgctcCGTTTTGGAGGGTGGGTGCAGTAAAGCACCAGTTAAGGTGGTGTGATTGATTAGGTCTAGAAGCTagactgggaggaggaggagaacctCTGGGCGCAAAGAGAAGCAATTGGGAATCATTTTACTATTCAccttgaagtgaaaaaaaaattcaaaaccctCAACTCCAAATAAATAACCATCACGCAGTACTAAATAATGCTGCTTATGGCAGTCAGTCCAGTGGAGACAGGAAAAGGACCCCAACGCCCTCACAAGGAAGGCAGCTCCTTTGGCCGATGGCAGTAGCACTGCCTGGCTTGGGGGCAAGCTGTGGTTCACAGACAAAGCTGATCTGGGATTCCTCTCTAATGGGCATGGTGAAAGGAAATAGGAGAGGGTTTGGGCTGAGCCTTGGAGGCACGGACCTGACCTCTGGAGAATGGTGTCAGATCGGTCTCACTCTCAGTTGCTAGCCCAGTTTCTGGCTTGCAATGGTCAAAGATCAACCCGGGTTCCTTGCAGGCTCTCTAGTGTGGACACAGCCATccagcagaggaaggcaaacatagaatcatagaatcatttaggttggggAAGTCCCTTAAGATCATCTAGTataaccattaacctaacactgccaagtccaccactaaaccatgtccctaagcgccacgtctacatgtgttttaaatacctctgtGGGTGGTgactcaaccgcttccctgggaagcctgttccagtgcttgataaccatttcagtgaagaaatttttcctaatatcccatctaaacctcccctggtgcaacctgaggccatttcctcgCGTCCTATTGcttattacttgggagaagagaccaacactaCCTCGATACAACCTGctttcaggtaattgtagaGGGCGATAAGGTCcctcctcagcctcttctccagaccaagcaaccccagtttcctcagccactcctcatcagacttgttctccaggcccttcaccagcttcattgctcttctctggacatgctccagcacccggcacttggccttgttaaacctcatacagctggcctcggcccattgacCCAGCCTGTCCATATCGAGACCCCTTCTACCCTCAAACAGATCAAcgctcccacccaacttggtgtcttCTGCAGACTTATGGAGGGTGGACccaatcccctcatccagatcattgataaagatgttaaacagaaCTGGCTGCAATATgggccctggggaacaccacttgtgactggcagccaactggatttaactccattcaccacaacccTTTGGGcccggccatccagccagttttttacccaatGAAGAGTACTCCCGTCCAAGCCATAAGAAcattctccaggagaatgctgtgggaaatggtgtcaaggGCTTTACTAAACTCTAGGTAGATaatatccacagcctttctttccctcatccactaagctgGTCACCTTGTTGTAGAAcgagatcaggttagtcaagcaggacctgcctttcctaaatccatgctgactgggcctgatcacctggttgtctTGCATGTGCcgtgtgatggcactcaagatgatctgctccataaccttccctggcactgaggccaggctgacaggcctgtagtaCCCTGGATCCTCCCTACTTATGCGCATTAGGCCCTCACCTTTTGCACAGGTAGCACCTGTGCAGCTAGGGTGTTGCTGCCGGAGCTGTGAGAGTAGAGCCTGCTAGGGTAACCTAGCTCTGCCCCAGGATTACGGTATCCTGCCCATGCTAGGACTACTTCCCAAGCCCTAGCATAGCAGCTGGGACTTGCACCCCAGAGATCCCTTCTGCTGCTAATTATGTTGCATTTGAGGGCCAGGAAGAAGCTGGAGGCAGAACAGCTGTTTACATTGCAAGACACTGGTTTGGCTCCAAACTGCCCAAGTGAAGCCGGGAGATTTCAGCTCAGTTCCTGCTAACTCACTGGCCCACCACACACTGTGACAAAGGTCTTTGCACAGGTGAGGCCCAGAACCACATGAAACCAAACTAGTCTGGGGACGGGGTGACTGTGCCTCCCAAGTACCATCAATGACAAGCCAGCATGGGAGAgcacacagagcagctgcttgaTGCCCCTGATGAGCCGGTTGCACAGCTTGTGACAGGACATGAATTTACCCTTCAAACACATGACCAACACAACCATCCATTCTGCAGAGATAAAAGAGTGTCTTGGCTACTGCAAACCCCAGTAGATGTGGGCCTGTAGACATGCATCCTCACCAGACCTGTGCGATCTGAGAACCACTAGCACATGGCCCAGCACGCGCTGGCTTGTTGGTTTTCATCACTGGCTTACTTGTTGATCAATGTCTTTAAGGAGCGTGTGAGCGTGCTCATGACAGTGGCAACTGTGGCTGACTGGCGGGCGAGCTGCTCCACCGTCTGCTGGTGGCTCAGCGTTCTGGCCGTGGACTCCTCTGCAGCCTTCAGGAGAAAGGTGTAGTTTCTCACCACCTCCTCTACCTTCGTCAGCAGCTCTTGGCGCTGGGACTCCGAGCGCACGACATACACCAGCCTCACAAATGTCTCGATGAGGCTGCTTAGCACCTGGAAGCTGCTCGTGATGGCAGAAAGCATGTGGGTAGGACTCTTGTCGACGGCTGCCATGCGGCGGCAGGACGCTCGAAACTCCTTGAACTTGAGGGCGAGCTCTTGCTTGTACTCAGCCAGCTGGGAGATGTAGAGTTTGCAGTCCCGGACGTCAGGGCTCACCACACACTGCCTCAGAATAGTCAGGAGCTCATTGGTGTCCAGCTGCACTTGCAGAAACCCATTGGGAAAGCTGTAGGCATGGCCTCGAAGGGTGTTGATCTTTGCCAAGCTCCCCTCAAAACTGGAGGTCCTTAAATCTATTTCCTGGGTCTGACTGTCATTGGGACTGCTGCAGGCTGTTGCATCTAGGACCTGAAGAGTCCGGCTCATGACTGGGACCATCTGATTGTCTAGCTTCATTCCTGGGAGTATCTGCATGGGAATGGAATAGGACAGCTCATCCTTCTCGCTCCCATCATCTGCAACATCACATTTCCTGTAATAGAAGCAGTACCGGATGGAGCAGCACTTCTCATCCTCCATGTCTTCATCCCGCAGCTCAGCAGGGCTTGGATACATCTCCTCCTGCACAGAGAACACTGCTGAACCCTTCTGGTTCTTCTTCTCCTGTGCTATCTGGACATAGGAGGGGTCAGCCACTCCAGAGGCTTCCTGGATTTTGCTCTTCAGAACAGGACAAagaatgctgggctcaggctCTTTATGGGGGCCTTTCTGCTTGGTTGTATAGATGTTCTGGTAAATGTCAGAGGATGGGTATGTCCTTTCAGTCTTATCTATTTCACTGACACTGTAGCGACGCAAGAGCTTCCTGTAGTGTGGAGCACCCATGCACTCTCCCCGGGAAGTGCACGTTGTCAAACAGGACACGCTGTTCTCTGGATCTGACCGGTAGTCTCTGGACTCTAAACTTGTGGATCGTATCCGCTTGCCTTTGGAAGGGCTGCTCACACTTGTCAGCCTAATGGCTTCTCCCTGCTTCTGGTCATCTGTAACTTTATCCCTCTCTTGACTCTCCAGTTCTGGCATCACTGTCTGGTTTGGGGGTGGCCTCACCCCCCTGCAAATCCGCTTGCAGTCGCAGCTGCGCCTTTGCTCCCTGGACATCCCTGGGACTTTTTGCACAGGACTGCTCCTTAGCTGGCAGCTGCAGCGCCCAGGGGCAGGAGGGTGCAGATACTCTTGTGGTGGGAGGTCACTTTTGCTCTTTGGCTTAAGCAGCTCTTCAAGGAATTCCAGCTCATACTGCTTCACTTTCTGCAGCTGGGCCTGCCGCTCATCCGTCTCCTTCTTCAGTCGGGTTGGAAATGTTGCAGAGAACAGGTTCTTCAACCTGAAGGGAGCTTTTGGAGCTTTGGGTTTAGCTGGGACTGATGTCCCAGCATCTTGTTGGGTCACCTCCAGgactttttctacttttttggAAGGCACAGTGCTGATCTGCAGGCTCTCGGTTCTGGGCACCAGTTGGATTAGCCCTTTGGGTTCCTCACTGGTGCTCCTGAAAGTGCTACCAGGTGATGGAGAGTGCAGATTGCTGCTCTCAGCTTTTAAGCTTTTGGCTGAACTTTCCTGTTGCATTTTCTGTCCTTGGTTTGAAGGAGCTATGTGTTTCTGAAAGACAAGGCTCGTGGCTTCCCCACCTGCCTTCTGACCTGGCTCTCCACTTGGGGTTTTTCCTGGAACATCTCTACTCACTTTTTGCTGGTAGCTTTTAGAGGCAAAAGTCTGACTGGGCATTATTTCCTCACCTGCTGAGGTAAGGTGGAAAGCTTCAGCTTTACTGCCATGAGCTTCTTTAGGACTTGGAGAAACTTCACAGTGCTGCTGCGGAgagatttgctgctgctgctgccagttgCATAATGCCTCTGCAGTTTGTGGACCTCCTTTAACTTTCAAAGGCTTGCTGCTGGCTGATGCACAGCTGCTGGTACCATTCATGTTCTTATCTTCTTTTGAGGTTGCTACCACTTGGGGAGCTGAGCCTTTTGCATTTGCCActtgctgcagaacagctgaaATGATGGCTGGAGTTACACCACTTTTCTGATCCAGGAGGAGCTTGGAGCTTGGCTGGACTTCTTTGGGCATCTTCTCTTGTAGATCTTGTACCTGCTCCCTGATTGGGGCTGTTGTGGCATGCAGAGATACCTCAAAGGCAGCTTTTGTGTGTCCTGCACCTTTGCATTCAAAGCCTGGTACCGGAGCTCCCCTGTTCTGCTCATTAAGCTGGGGGGTCAGTACTGGCTCAACAGCCAAGGTGTAGCTCCGCTCAGcgtgctgctgctcctgtttgCTCTTGCAATTGGTAAGTTTGGGGCTCTGGTGAGAGAAAGCTGGCTTCAATGAAGGGCTCGGCTCCTGGCAGCTGATGGGGTAGGGTGAGGTGAGAACAGCCtgggcagcacagctctggATTCGGAAAGGCAAATCCTTTCTGGCCAGAAGATTTTCTTTGTTGATGTGTTGAGCAAGGAAGTAGGCTGCGTTCTGATGCTGCTTCATAGCAGAGACCATCTCTGAGACATCAGTTAGCTCTGAAGAGTTTGTTTCATGGCCAGAATCCAAGGATGACTCAGGGGTGATGGCAGCCAGGACAATAAGACCTGAGGAGGGACACAAATAAAACCCCATGACAAAACTTACACCACACTGCTACATGGTGGAGAGGGGAACTCCATGCAGCAGGAGGGTCCCAGGAATGCAGGACACAGCATCCCACTTTAGTGACTTCCCGCCACTGAGAGTTAATGCTTTTAAGAGCGATCACTTGTCAGCACTGAGCTAGCTTGCTAGCTCAATTCAGCAGGTGCTTTTACCAGGAAAAGGTCCTGGGAAGCCTTCCAGTGTTAGTGATACCAGAACTACAGGGACTTGTctggagcaagaaggaaaattgGGCAACAGCTACTCTGCCATAGTGAGTAGGGCAGTGAAGGTGGAGGGCGACAAAGGActgtgctgccagcaggctGGTCCCAGAGACACCCATCTGACAGCAGGTTTGTCCTGTGAAGGGCTCACACACTGCAAAACCTGGGTGGGAACCTGCAAAGACTGAGGGCCGAAGGTACCAGCTGAGTGGGGTCACAGCAGGGAGGAACTCATACTCACAGTACTGGTTTGTTCATGTTTCACCCTAGCATTGTGGCATGCGGACCATGGCAGAGACAGGATAACCAAGAGACTCCTTCAGTCACTGTCAGGGAGGGGAGTCTCACCTCAGCTTCTCAGAAATCTTCTGAGCAGCAGCTTGGCTGGTCCTGCCAGAGCCTGTTGCTATAACttagtttttctagaagctgcTCCACAATCACATGtaggatgggagaaggagactAAAGGGAAGGATGTACCATAGGAAAGAAAggcttaaagggaaaaaagaaagtcacaGCCGCTGAAATACCTGC
Coding sequences:
- the LOC135315361 gene encoding ribose-phosphate pyrophosphokinase 3-like, whose translation is MGSAPRRVRGGRGAYKGPARLAGRVRMVEEESTAPDIMPNIKIFSGSSHQDLSQKIADLLGLELGKVVTKKFSNQETW
- the FRMPD3 gene encoding FERM and PDZ domain-containing protein 3, whose translation is MPEERGGDDMECGQLPSDTLRQVTVQRHPRYGFGFVAGSERPVVVRSVAAGGPSEDKLLPGDQILAINDEDVSEAPRERFIELIRKAKDFIILTVLHTHQSPKSAFISAAKKAKLRSNPAKVRFSEQVTVGETDPEMLKKEALLLIPNVLKVFLENGQIKSFTFDGRTTVKDVMVTLQDRLSLRHIEHFALVLEYSSPEQSHRFLLLQDKQPLAHVVQRTHYHGMRCLFRVSFFPKDPVELLHRDPAAFEYLYIQSRNDVIRERFGTDPKPEMLLRLAALHIYITVSATRPSQKVSLKNVEKEWGLEPFLPPSLLQLIKEKTLRKSLSQQLKAHQNQPGGTKVSTAQAKLQYLRILNELPTFAGVLFNTVGLDEKQPATTLLVGPRHGISHVIDLKTNLTTVLSEFSKVSKIQLFRENQGVARVETSILDAKPLVLLMEWPAATNFACLIAGYCRLLVDSKKMMFSRAPSQLPPPQIIKADYINAHNLHRPATAGHAGKKESGLVCGSAASTGAAGAPAARASDSELISFCYLHMREQRKERESRTDINENLIFFEETRPRTKSDPTSKSSGQGYNGEANECDPDGLDQDRHACRARAHTIDTHLRSDTSHFYCDSCQAKIKSRLTSCKGGKPGSARDNMVDLMSLPPPGSDEEEDETTSLLPAITAPPPGFRDNSSDEDDPKRRAAAQNQEQGRHLCGILYDEIPVTLIDNVQPRTVRDHAQELDDALVSTLQALEALAASEDCPHPPPQQTAGLIVLAAITPESSLDSGHETNSSELTDVSEMVSAMKQHQNAAYFLAQHINKENLLARKDLPFRIQSCAAQAVLTSPYPISCQEPSPSLKPAFSHQSPKLTNCKSKQEQQHAERSYTLAVEPVLTPQLNEQNRGAPVPGFECKGAGHTKAAFEVSLHATTAPIREQVQDLQEKMPKEVQPSSKLLLDQKSGVTPAIISAVLQQVANAKGSAPQVVATSKEDKNMNGTSSCASASSKPLKVKGGPQTAEALCNWQQQQQISPQQHCEVSPSPKEAHGSKAEAFHLTSAGEEIMPSQTFASKSYQQKVSRDVPGKTPSGEPGQKAGGEATSLVFQKHIAPSNQGQKMQQESSAKSLKAESSNLHSPSPGSTFRSTSEEPKGLIQLVPRTESLQISTVPSKKVEKVLEVTQQDAGTSVPAKPKAPKAPFRLKNLFSATFPTRLKKETDERQAQLQKVKQYELEFLEELLKPKSKSDLPPQEYLHPPAPGRCSCQLRSSPVQKVPGMSREQRRSCDCKRICRGVRPPPNQTVMPELESQERDKVTDDQKQGEAIRLTSVSSPSKGKRIRSTSLESRDYRSDPENSVSCLTTCTSRGECMGAPHYRKLLRRYSVSEIDKTERTYPSSDIYQNIYTTKQKGPHKEPEPSILCPVLKSKIQEASGVADPSYVQIAQEKKNQKGSAVFSVQEEMYPSPAELRDEDMEDEKCCSIRYCFYYRKCDVADDGSEKDELSYSIPMQILPGMKLDNQMVPVMSRTLQVLDATACSSPNDSQTQEIDLRTSSFEGSLAKINTLRGHAYSFPNGFLQVQLDTNELLTILRQCVVSPDVRDCKLYISQLAEYKQELALKFKEFRASCRRMAAVDKSPTHMLSAITSSFQVLSSLIETFVRLVYVVRSESQRQELLTKVEEVVRNYTFLLKAAEESTARTLSHQQTVEQLARQSATVATVMSTLTRSLKTLINK